The stretch of DNA CCAGAAATAGTGCCCCACAGAGGACCCAGAAGCGGTGCCGTAAGACTGGAGAAAAGAATACTCGATAAAGTGATTTGTGCAGGCGTTCCAAAAATGGGGTAAACAGGTACAATTGCAGTCCCCAACATTAACGCGACCCAAATTGATATAAGCGCAATAAAAACTGCATTTGTAACATATTTTCTGTTCATTTTCTCCACCTGTGTAGTTTTGTAAATTGCTGTGTACTTTTTTACACAACGTTAATAAAACTTCTTCTCCATGTCTTAAAAGAGGTAGTCTTTTGCACCAAGATGTGCGCAGAACAGCAAAGCATGTTTCCAGCTGCCTCCAATTAGCCATCCTTTTAGAAGTTAGCGCACACAAGCCTGGCAACGTTAGCAGAACAGCAGATTTTCAGAATACCCAGTATGAACATTTTTTGGCTTCTGCAGTAGCTGTCGAACCCAGTTTTGCACGCGCTGCTGAGCGGGGTATCATGTTTTCTGCAGGAAAAATTGACTTAAATGAGATAGGTGTTGGAGAAATCATAAAGGATGCAGTGGTAAACATCGATGCTTGGCAACACGGAGGCAACACGTTGCTGGGCGCGATTCTTTTGCTTTCTCCGATCGCTGCTGCAGCCGGAATGACATTGACGGAGGGCGAAGAGTTTTCCTTTTCCAAACTAAGAGAGAACATAAAATTGGTCGTAGAGTCTACCACGCCCTCGGATGCTGTAGCTGTTTATGAAGCAATTAACATAGCTAATCCTAATGGTTTGGTTGATAAGGCTCCAACTCTAGATGTGAACGACCCAAGCTCGAAAAAGAAAATCCTCGAAGAAAATGTGACCCTCTATGAAGTTTTCAAAATTTCCGCGCCTTACGACTCAATTTCAAAGGAATGGGTGGAAAACTATCACATAACTTTTGAAACGGGTTTACGTTATTTCACTCAGCAACTCAAGGAAACAAACAATCTAAACAGTGCAATAGTTCACGCGTTCCTTAAGGTTCTTTCAACAGTTCCTGACACCCTTATTGCTCGAAAGGCTGGCTTGGATAAGGCGAAAGAGATCTCTGAGAGGGCGGGAGAAGTATTAAGATTAGGTGGTTTAACAACGTCCTTTGGTAGAAAAAAGCTTTCTGTCTTCGATAGAGAATTGCGTGGACCAACTAATCAGCATAATCCAGGAACAACTGCAGACATTATAGCCGCGGTTCTAGCCGTAAGCGTTCTGAACGGTTATCGTCCATAAAGCCGTTTTATGCACGCATGGACATACTATCTTTGTTTTCTTCT from Candidatus Bathyarchaeota archaeon encodes:
- a CDS encoding triphosphoribosyl-dephospho-CoA synthase, with translation MHQDVRRTAKHVSSCLQLAILLEVSAHKPGNVSRTADFQNTQYEHFLASAVAVEPSFARAAERGIMFSAGKIDLNEIGVGEIIKDAVVNIDAWQHGGNTLLGAILLLSPIAAAAGMTLTEGEEFSFSKLRENIKLVVESTTPSDAVAVYEAINIANPNGLVDKAPTLDVNDPSSKKKILEENVTLYEVFKISAPYDSISKEWVENYHITFETGLRYFTQQLKETNNLNSAIVHAFLKVLSTVPDTLIARKAGLDKAKEISERAGEVLRLGGLTTSFGRKKLSVFDRELRGPTNQHNPGTTADIIAAVLAVSVLNGYRP